The following proteins are encoded in a genomic region of Comamonas resistens:
- the metF gene encoding methylenetetrahydrofolate reductase [NAD(P)H]: MSFPISFEFFPTKTPEGAAKHVATRQALYARKPQFCSVTYGAGGSTQSGTFAMVRDIQNEGVAAASHFSCIGATHEKVRAELSELKAMGVKRIVALRGDLPSGYGLGGEFHYASDLVAFVRQEFGDWFHIEVAAYPETHPQAKSPRSDLEAFVAKVRAGADSAITQYFYNADAYMRFVDEVKALGIETPVVPGIMPITSSTQLMRFSDACGAEIPRWIRLRLQAFGDDTASIRAFGLDVVTHLCDQLRSQGAPGLHFYTMNQSVATLEICDRLGL; the protein is encoded by the coding sequence ATGAGTTTTCCCATCAGCTTTGAGTTTTTCCCCACCAAGACGCCCGAAGGCGCTGCCAAGCATGTGGCTACGCGTCAGGCCCTGTATGCGCGCAAGCCTCAGTTCTGCTCCGTGACCTACGGTGCAGGCGGCTCCACGCAGTCCGGCACTTTTGCCATGGTGCGCGACATTCAGAACGAGGGTGTGGCTGCGGCTTCCCACTTCTCCTGCATCGGTGCAACCCACGAAAAAGTGCGAGCCGAACTCAGCGAGCTCAAGGCCATGGGCGTCAAGCGCATCGTGGCCCTGCGCGGTGATTTGCCCAGCGGTTATGGCCTGGGTGGCGAGTTCCATTACGCCAGCGATCTGGTGGCATTCGTGCGACAGGAGTTTGGCGACTGGTTCCATATCGAAGTGGCGGCTTACCCGGAAACCCACCCCCAGGCAAAATCCCCACGCAGCGATCTTGAAGCATTTGTTGCTAAAGTGCGCGCTGGTGCAGATTCCGCCATCACGCAATACTTCTACAATGCCGACGCATACATGCGCTTTGTGGATGAGGTGAAGGCCCTGGGGATTGAGACTCCCGTCGTTCCCGGAATCATGCCTATCACCAGTTCCACACAGCTGATGCGTTTCTCGGATGCCTGCGGTGCCGAGATCCCGCGCTGGATTCGTCTGCGTCTGCAGGCGTTCGGAGATGACACAGCATCCATTCGTGCGTTCGGTCTGGATGTCGTGACCCATCTATGTGATCAGTTGCGCAGCCAGGGGGCTCCAGGGCTGCACTTCTATACGATGAACCAGAGCGTCGCCACTCTGGAGATCTGCGACCGACTCGGGCTTTGA
- a CDS encoding septal ring lytic transglycosylase RlpA family protein, whose protein sequence is MNRCWRLCQWLALGAFTVAMAGCAPTTEREGADPAPLSSAAKTSGSPAKSAKRVATTELGVDGYDLSSRLMGPPDLMELGAMPPQVDNYINSRYKDRGLGVRATRPPVEASVDADDPDKYELKAPARDSDQQGQASWYGEQFHGRRTASGERFDLNEMTAAHRSLPFGTRVCVRSAVTGKSVVVRINDRGPFAPGRVIDLSKAAAKELGMMGLGIKPVEIWRLNKNEDSCPDVLVTEARQGKRVSRTKIEKVEKRKVSTKVHPKRR, encoded by the coding sequence ATGAACCGCTGCTGGCGCCTGTGCCAATGGCTGGCCCTCGGCGCTTTTACCGTCGCAATGGCTGGCTGTGCACCCACGACTGAACGGGAGGGGGCCGACCCCGCACCGCTGAGCTCCGCCGCCAAGACTTCCGGCAGCCCTGCCAAATCTGCAAAACGCGTGGCCACGACCGAGTTGGGGGTGGATGGCTATGACCTGTCCTCGCGCCTGATGGGGCCCCCTGATCTGATGGAGCTCGGGGCCATGCCGCCTCAGGTCGACAACTACATCAACAGCCGCTACAAGGACAGAGGTCTGGGTGTGAGGGCGACGCGCCCGCCCGTGGAGGCGAGTGTCGACGCGGACGATCCCGACAAATACGAACTCAAGGCCCCGGCGCGCGACAGTGATCAGCAGGGCCAGGCATCCTGGTATGGTGAGCAGTTCCATGGGCGGCGTACGGCCAGCGGAGAGCGCTTTGACCTGAATGAAATGACGGCGGCCCACCGCAGTCTGCCGTTCGGCACCAGGGTCTGTGTGCGCAGTGCGGTCACCGGCAAGTCGGTGGTAGTGCGCATCAATGACCGCGGGCCATTTGCGCCAGGACGCGTCATCGATCTCAGCAAGGCGGCTGCAAAAGAGCTGGGCATGATGGGCCTGGGCATCAAGCCCGTGGAGATCTGGCGTCTGAACAAGAACGAGGACAGCTGCCCCGACGTGCTGGTGACCGAAGCCCGCCAGGGCAAGAGGGTGTCTCGCACCAAGATCGAGAAGGTCGAGAAGCGCAAGGTCAGCACCAAGGTGCACCCTAAGCGTCGTTGA
- a CDS encoding 23S rRNA (adenine(2030)-N(6))-methyltransferase RlmJ, giving the protein MFSYRHAFHAGNHADVLKHTVLIATVQYLIQKEAALTVLDTHGGAGLYRLDGDYASKSGEAADGVLRLAEAKEAELAPVLQQYMQMVRHFNQGNAVRNYPGSPFITQALLRGHDRLKAFELHPTDMRSLTGNMAQLEVPRQVAVLLEDGFEGVKKFLPPPSRRALLLCDPSYELKSDYGRVLDMMTDSLKRFPTGTYAIWYPIIPRPEAHDLPKRLKTMANKAGKSWLHATLTVKSNKTSERGGLPASGMFLINPPFNLKDQLKPAMPQLVKLLGQDENASFTLESGGK; this is encoded by the coding sequence ATGTTCAGTTACCGCCACGCCTTCCATGCAGGCAATCATGCCGACGTGCTCAAGCACACCGTGCTGATTGCCACCGTGCAATACCTCATCCAGAAAGAGGCGGCACTGACGGTGCTCGACACCCACGGCGGTGCGGGCCTGTACCGCCTCGACGGCGACTACGCCAGCAAGAGCGGCGAAGCGGCAGACGGCGTGCTGCGCCTGGCCGAAGCCAAGGAAGCCGAGCTGGCACCGGTGCTGCAGCAATACATGCAGATGGTGCGCCACTTCAACCAGGGCAATGCCGTGCGCAACTACCCTGGCTCGCCCTTCATCACCCAGGCGCTGCTGCGCGGTCATGATCGCCTCAAGGCCTTCGAGCTGCACCCCACGGACATGCGCTCGCTGACCGGCAACATGGCCCAGCTGGAAGTGCCACGCCAGGTGGCCGTGCTGCTCGAAGACGGCTTCGAGGGCGTCAAGAAATTCCTGCCCCCGCCTTCGCGTCGTGCCCTGCTGCTCTGCGATCCCAGCTATGAACTCAAGAGCGACTACGGCCGCGTGCTGGACATGATGACGGACAGCCTCAAGCGCTTTCCCACCGGCACCTATGCCATCTGGTACCCCATCATTCCCCGCCCCGAAGCCCATGACCTGCCCAAGCGTCTCAAGACCATGGCCAACAAGGCCGGCAAGAGCTGGCTGCATGCCACCTTGACGGTCAAGAGCAACAAGACTTCCGAGCGCGGCGGCCTGCCCGCCAGCGGCATGTTCCTGATCAACCCGCCGTTCAATCTCAAGGATCAGCTCAAGCCCGCCATGCCGCAGCTCGTCAAGCTGCTGGGCCAGGATGAGAATGCCTCCTTCACTCTGGAGTCGGGCGGCAAATAA
- the rplM gene encoding 50S ribosomal protein L13, giving the protein MSTFSAKPAEVQHEWFVIDATDKVLGRVASEVALRLRGKHKAIYTPHVDTGDYIVIINASKLKVTGTKNLDKVYYRHSGFPGGITATNFRDLQAKFPGRALEKAVKGMLPKGPLGYAMIKKLKVYGGAEHPHTAQQPKALEI; this is encoded by the coding sequence ATGTCTACATTCAGCGCAAAGCCCGCTGAGGTGCAACACGAGTGGTTTGTGATTGACGCCACCGATAAGGTGCTCGGACGTGTCGCCAGCGAAGTGGCACTCCGTCTGCGCGGCAAGCACAAGGCCATTTACACACCTCACGTTGACACCGGTGACTACATCGTCATCATCAACGCCTCCAAGCTCAAGGTCACTGGTACCAAGAACCTGGACAAGGTGTACTACCGTCACTCCGGTTTCCCCGGTGGCATCACTGCTACCAACTTCCGCGACCTGCAGGCTAAGTTCCCTGGCCGCGCTCTGGAAAAGGCCGTCAAGGGCATGCTGCCCAAGGGTCCCCTGGGCTACGCCATGATCAAGAAGCTGAAGGTGTACGGCGGTGCCGAGCACCCCCATACCGCACAGCAGCCTAAGGCTCTGGAAATTTAA
- the rpsI gene encoding 30S ribosomal protein S9 — translation MIGDWNNGTGRRKSSVARVFLKKGSGKITVNGKDIQQYFGRETSIMIAKQPLVLTNNVETFDVQVNVHGGGESGQAGAVRHGVTRALIDYDAALKPVLSQAGFVTRDAREVERKKVGLRGARRAKQFSKR, via the coding sequence ATGATTGGTGATTGGAATAACGGCACCGGCCGTCGCAAGTCCAGCGTCGCTCGTGTGTTCCTGAAGAAGGGCTCCGGCAAGATCACTGTGAATGGCAAGGACATTCAGCAGTATTTCGGCCGCGAAACCTCCATCATGATCGCGAAGCAACCTCTGGTGCTGACCAACAACGTGGAAACATTCGACGTGCAAGTGAACGTGCACGGCGGCGGCGAATCCGGCCAAGCCGGTGCAGTTCGTCACGGTGTGACCCGTGCCCTGATCGACTATGACGCAGCGCTGAAGCCCGTCCTGAGCCAAGCCGGCTTCGTGACTCGCGACGCCCGTGAAGTCGAGCGTAAGAAGGTTGGTCTGCGTGGTGCCCGTCGCGCCAAGCAGTTCTCGAAGCGTTAA
- the erpA gene encoding iron-sulfur cluster insertion protein ErpA, with translation MSAVAETTTTEMPSPIVFTDSAAAKVADLIAEEGNPDLKLRVFVQGGGCSGFQYGFTFDEITNDDDTTMTKNGVSLLIDSMSYQYLVGAEIDYKEDLQGAQFVIKNPNATTTCGCGSSFSV, from the coding sequence ATGAGCGCCGTTGCTGAAACCACGACCACTGAAATGCCTTCCCCCATCGTCTTCACCGACAGCGCTGCTGCCAAGGTGGCCGACCTGATTGCCGAAGAGGGCAATCCTGATCTGAAGCTGCGCGTGTTCGTGCAAGGTGGTGGCTGTTCGGGTTTCCAGTACGGTTTCACCTTCGATGAGATCACCAACGACGACGACACCACCATGACCAAGAACGGTGTCTCGCTGCTGATCGACTCCATGAGCTATCAGTATCTGGTTGGCGCGGAGATTGACTACAAGGAAGACCTGCAAGGCGCGCAATTCGTGATCAAGAACCCCAACGCCACAACCACCTGCGGCTGCGGCTCCAGCTTCTCGGTCTGA
- the mdtD gene encoding multidrug transporter subunit MdtD: MGEIPVMHGSAPHKERLLWLVAIGFFMQSLDATILNTALPAMARELGESPMKMQSVIVAYALTTAMLIPATGWVADRFGTRRVYGWAIGLFVLGSVLCALSPSLPFLIAARVVQGVGGAMMLPVGRLAVLRTYPRGEFIRAMSFIAIPGQVGPLLGPTLGGWMVEYASWHWIFWINVPVGLIGLWATWRWFPRNAPIVVRSFDGAGYAMLAFGMVAISVALDGLSGMGLGMALVVVLMVFGLASLASYWMHALRVDEPLFAPELFKVRSLRVGLLGNLFARFGSGAAPFLIPLLLQIGLQMSPMNAGMMMLATVTGSMLVKRIAVRTVQRFGYKRVLQVNSVMLALMLASFGLVTPGMPIWLLLVQMFVFGGFNSMQFSAMNSVTLKDMEGEFASSGNSLLSMVQMLAMSMGVALAGALLTGFSEMWPGQADERMLAIRATFVTVALMTLAATLVFSQLDSDEPVRPAPDGGDN, encoded by the coding sequence ATGGGTGAAATACCCGTCATGCACGGCAGTGCACCCCATAAAGAGAGATTGTTGTGGCTGGTGGCCATCGGTTTTTTCATGCAGTCGCTGGACGCGACCATTCTCAACACGGCCTTGCCCGCCATGGCGCGGGAACTGGGCGAGAGCCCGATGAAGATGCAGTCCGTCATCGTGGCCTATGCGCTGACCACCGCCATGCTGATTCCTGCCACGGGCTGGGTGGCCGACCGTTTCGGCACGCGGCGTGTCTATGGCTGGGCGATCGGCCTGTTTGTGCTGGGCTCGGTGCTGTGTGCGCTCTCGCCCAGCCTGCCGTTTCTGATCGCGGCCCGCGTGGTCCAGGGTGTGGGCGGAGCCATGATGCTGCCCGTGGGGCGGCTGGCCGTGCTGCGCACCTATCCACGCGGCGAGTTCATACGTGCCATGAGCTTTATTGCCATTCCGGGGCAGGTGGGGCCGCTGCTGGGCCCAACCTTGGGCGGCTGGATGGTGGAGTATGCGAGCTGGCACTGGATCTTCTGGATCAACGTGCCTGTGGGGCTGATCGGCCTGTGGGCCACCTGGCGCTGGTTTCCGCGCAATGCACCGATAGTGGTGCGCAGCTTTGACGGCGCGGGCTATGCCATGCTGGCGTTTGGCATGGTGGCCATCTCGGTGGCGCTCGATGGCCTCTCGGGCATGGGGCTGGGCATGGCCTTGGTGGTGGTGCTCATGGTGTTTGGCCTGGCCAGTCTGGCCAGCTACTGGATGCATGCGCTGAGGGTGGATGAGCCGCTGTTTGCGCCGGAGCTGTTCAAGGTGCGCTCGCTGCGCGTGGGGCTGCTGGGCAATCTGTTTGCCCGTTTCGGCAGCGGCGCGGCGCCGTTTCTGATTCCGCTGCTGCTGCAGATAGGGCTGCAGATGTCGCCCATGAATGCGGGCATGATGATGCTGGCCACCGTCACCGGCAGCATGCTGGTCAAACGCATCGCGGTGCGCACCGTACAGCGCTTTGGCTACAAGCGGGTGCTGCAGGTCAACTCGGTGATGTTGGCGCTGATGCTGGCTTCCTTCGGTCTGGTGACGCCGGGCATGCCGATCTGGCTGCTGCTGGTGCAGATGTTCGTCTTTGGTGGCTTCAACTCCATGCAGTTCTCGGCCATGAACTCGGTCACGCTCAAGGACATGGAGGGCGAATTTGCCAGCAGCGGCAACAGCCTGCTGTCCATGGTGCAGATGCTGGCCATGAGCATGGGCGTGGCGTTGGCGGGTGCCTTGCTCACGGGCTTCAGCGAGATGTGGCCAGGCCAGGCCGATGAGCGCATGCTGGCCATTCGCGCGACCTTTGTGACCGTGGCCCTGATGACGCTGGCGGCGACCCTGGTGTTCAGTCAGCTCGACAGCGACGAACCCGTGCGTCCGGCCCCCGATGGTGGTGACAATTGA
- the xdhA gene encoding xanthine dehydrogenase small subunit, whose product MSNSHNTQPIRFFHRGEVVEVQGPHPTRSVLQWLREDAHCTGTKEGCNEGDCGACTVVIAELAEPGAQDAVNGLRLQTVNACIQFLPSLQGKALFTVEDLKGQCPGKAGQSGGACAHAHGHSQANGNALHPVQQALVDCHGSQCGFCTPGFVMSLWSAYEHHQQQGTVPTRQQLADELSGNLCRCTGYRPILDAGQRMFDLPSVRLDAAPVVAALQGLQEQQKGVDSFDYAATQNARTDHFHAPRTLDALAAICEAKPKARIVAGSTDVGLWVNKMFRDLGDMIYVGDVAEMKRVEERPDAEGGELYIGAAASLEAAWGALVQRFPSLTDVWLRFASMPIRHAGTMGGNVANGSPIGDSPPVLMSLDAQIELRKGARVRRMLLQDFYLDYMKNQLEPGEFVQGLAVPLHVMSRQVRAYKISKRFDCDISALCAGFSIELDGEIVKTVRLAFGGMAATVKRGAKAEAALLGKAWNEDSVNAAKAALAEDFKPMSDMRASADYRLQVAQNLIQRLWLETRAQQPVSIAETSVWSVMPHVVV is encoded by the coding sequence ATGAGCAATAGCCATAACACACAACCCATACGCTTCTTCCATCGCGGAGAAGTGGTCGAGGTGCAAGGCCCGCATCCCACTCGCTCCGTGCTGCAATGGCTGCGCGAGGACGCACACTGCACCGGCACCAAGGAAGGATGCAACGAAGGCGATTGCGGCGCCTGCACCGTGGTCATCGCCGAGCTGGCCGAGCCCGGCGCACAGGACGCCGTGAACGGCCTGCGTCTGCAGACCGTCAACGCCTGCATCCAGTTCCTGCCCAGCCTGCAGGGCAAGGCCTTGTTCACCGTCGAAGACCTCAAGGGCCAGTGCCCGGGCAAGGCCGGTCAATCCGGCGGCGCCTGCGCTCATGCGCACGGCCACAGCCAGGCAAATGGCAATGCATTGCACCCCGTGCAGCAAGCGCTGGTGGACTGTCATGGTTCGCAGTGCGGCTTCTGCACGCCGGGCTTTGTGATGTCGCTGTGGTCGGCCTACGAGCACCACCAGCAGCAGGGCACCGTGCCTACACGCCAGCAACTGGCCGATGAGCTGTCGGGCAATCTGTGCCGTTGCACGGGCTACCGCCCGATTCTGGATGCCGGCCAGCGCATGTTCGACCTGCCTTCCGTGCGCCTGGACGCCGCGCCCGTGGTGGCCGCGCTGCAAGGCCTGCAGGAGCAGCAAAAGGGCGTGGACTCGTTCGACTACGCGGCCACGCAAAACGCTCGCACCGACCATTTCCACGCGCCGCGCACGCTGGATGCGCTGGCTGCCATCTGCGAAGCCAAGCCCAAGGCGCGCATTGTTGCGGGTTCCACCGACGTGGGCCTGTGGGTCAACAAGATGTTCCGCGACCTGGGCGACATGATTTACGTGGGCGATGTGGCCGAGATGAAGCGCGTCGAGGAACGACCCGATGCCGAAGGCGGCGAGTTGTACATCGGCGCTGCGGCTTCGCTGGAAGCGGCCTGGGGCGCGCTGGTGCAGCGCTTCCCCAGCCTGACCGACGTCTGGCTGCGCTTTGCCTCCATGCCCATCCGCCATGCGGGCACCATGGGCGGCAACGTGGCCAACGGCTCGCCGATCGGCGACTCGCCCCCGGTGCTGATGTCGCTGGATGCGCAGATCGAACTGCGCAAGGGCGCGCGCGTGCGCCGCATGCTGCTGCAGGACTTCTATCTGGACTATATGAAGAACCAGCTGGAGCCCGGCGAGTTTGTCCAGGGCCTGGCGGTTCCGCTGCATGTGATGAGCCGCCAGGTGCGGGCCTACAAGATCAGCAAGCGTTTCGATTGCGACATCTCGGCGCTGTGCGCGGGCTTTTCCATTGAACTCGACGGCGAGATCGTGAAGACCGTGCGCCTGGCCTTTGGCGGTATGGCCGCCACGGTCAAGCGTGGTGCCAAGGCGGAAGCTGCCTTGCTCGGCAAGGCCTGGAACGAGGACAGCGTGAACGCCGCCAAGGCCGCGCTGGCCGAGGATTTCAAGCCCATGTCCGATATGCGCGCCAGCGCCGACTACCGCCTGCAGGTGGCGCAGAACCTGATCCAGCGTCTGTGGCTGGAAACCCGTGCCCAGCAGCCGGTCTCGATTGCCGAGACCAGCGTCTGGAGCGTCATGCCGCATGTCGTGGTCTGA
- the xdhB gene encoding xanthine dehydrogenase molybdopterin binding subunit has translation MNNLREPIAPAVATQSAEAFAHYLENTASRIDVKTEAHALQVGARVGISRPHESAHLHVAGEAAYIDDLPELDGTLHCALGLSPIAHGRLTALALESVRAMPDVVDVITGADIPGVNDCGSIIHDDPILCDGEIRYVGQPLFAVIARNRDAARRAAALAKSVATITEAAPVLTPQKAHELGQYVLPPMHLERSTNEGGARAAIDKAPHRLKSTFDLGGQEQFYLEGQISYAIPKEDGAVHVHCSTQHPSEMQHLVAHALGVHSHMVHVECRRMGGGFGGKESQSALFACVASVAATRLRRPVKLRLDRDDDFMITGRRHCFWFEYEVGYDDDGRILGAEISMVSRAGHSADLSAPVMTRALCHFDNAYWLPDVSMHGYCGKTNTQSNTAFRGFGGPQGAIAIENIIETIARNLGRDALDVRRVNFYGTDSNNVTPYQQTVVDNVIHDLVGQLEASSDYRARREAVNAFNAQSTVLKRGLALTPIKFGISFNVKHFNQAGALVHIYTDGSMLVNHGGTEMGQGLNTKVAQVVAHELGVSFSRVRATATDTTKVANTSATAASTGADLNGKAAQDAARQIRERLAVCAANRYGGKAEDVRFANDQVQVNGQTIPFEKLVGEAYLDRVQLWSDGFYATPGLSWDREKMQGRPFYYFAYGAAVSEVVIDTLTGEWKLLRADVLHDAGKSLNPAVDIGQVEGAFIQGMGWLTTEELVWHPQSGKLTTHAPSTYKIPTANDCPPVFNVRLFEGQNFEDSIHRSKAVGEPPLLLPFSVFFAIRDAVASVGSSSCNPPLRAPATPEAILRALDAVQAGKA, from the coding sequence ATGAACAACCTCCGCGAACCCATTGCTCCCGCCGTCGCAACCCAGTCGGCCGAAGCCTTTGCCCACTACCTGGAAAACACGGCGTCCCGCATCGATGTGAAGACCGAGGCCCATGCCTTGCAGGTCGGCGCCCGTGTGGGCATCAGCCGTCCCCATGAGTCGGCGCACCTGCACGTGGCCGGCGAGGCCGCCTATATCGACGATCTGCCCGAGCTCGACGGCACGCTGCACTGCGCGCTGGGCCTGTCGCCCATTGCCCACGGTCGCCTGACGGCCCTGGCGCTGGAATCCGTGCGCGCCATGCCCGATGTGGTGGACGTGATCACGGGAGCCGACATTCCCGGCGTCAACGACTGCGGCTCCATCATCCACGACGATCCCATCCTGTGCGATGGCGAGATCCGCTACGTGGGCCAGCCCCTGTTCGCCGTGATTGCACGCAACCGCGACGCCGCGCGCCGCGCGGCCGCCCTGGCCAAGAGCGTGGCCACGATCACCGAGGCCGCGCCCGTGCTGACGCCGCAGAAGGCGCATGAGCTGGGCCAGTATGTGCTGCCCCCCATGCACCTGGAGCGAAGCACCAACGAGGGCGGCGCACGTGCGGCCATCGACAAGGCTCCGCACCGTCTCAAGAGCACCTTCGACCTCGGTGGTCAGGAGCAGTTCTATCTGGAAGGCCAGATCAGCTACGCCATTCCCAAGGAAGATGGTGCGGTGCATGTGCACTGTTCCACCCAGCACCCCAGCGAAATGCAGCATCTGGTGGCCCATGCCCTGGGTGTGCATTCGCATATGGTGCATGTGGAATGCCGCCGCATGGGCGGTGGCTTTGGTGGCAAGGAGTCGCAGTCGGCCCTGTTTGCCTGCGTGGCTTCCGTGGCGGCCACGCGCCTGCGCCGTCCCGTGAAGCTGCGTCTGGACCGCGACGACGACTTCATGATTACGGGCCGTCGCCACTGCTTCTGGTTCGAATACGAAGTGGGTTACGACGATGACGGCCGCATCCTGGGTGCGGAGATTTCCATGGTTTCGCGCGCCGGCCACTCGGCCGACCTGTCGGCACCGGTGATGACGCGTGCGCTGTGCCACTTCGACAATGCCTACTGGCTGCCCGACGTGTCCATGCATGGCTACTGCGGCAAGACCAATACGCAGAGCAATACGGCTTTCCGTGGCTTCGGCGGTCCGCAGGGCGCGATTGCCATCGAAAACATCATTGAAACGATTGCCCGCAATCTGGGCCGCGATGCGCTCGACGTGCGCCGCGTGAACTTCTACGGCACCGACAGCAACAACGTCACGCCTTACCAGCAGACGGTGGTGGACAACGTGATCCACGATCTGGTCGGCCAGCTGGAAGCCAGCAGCGACTACCGCGCCCGCCGTGAAGCCGTGAACGCCTTCAATGCGCAAAGCACGGTGCTCAAGCGCGGGCTGGCACTCACGCCCATCAAGTTCGGCATCAGCTTCAACGTCAAGCATTTCAATCAGGCCGGCGCCCTGGTGCATATCTACACCGACGGCTCCATGCTGGTGAACCATGGCGGTACCGAGATGGGCCAGGGGCTGAACACCAAGGTGGCCCAGGTGGTGGCGCACGAGCTGGGCGTGAGCTTCAGCCGTGTGCGAGCCACGGCCACCGATACAACCAAGGTGGCCAACACCTCGGCGACGGCTGCTTCCACGGGTGCCGACCTCAACGGCAAGGCGGCGCAGGATGCGGCGCGCCAGATCCGCGAGCGTCTGGCGGTGTGTGCGGCCAACCGCTACGGCGGCAAGGCGGAAGATGTGCGCTTTGCCAACGACCAGGTTCAGGTCAACGGCCAGACCATTCCCTTCGAGAAGCTGGTGGGCGAGGCTTACCTCGACCGCGTGCAGCTGTGGTCCGATGGCTTCTATGCCACACCCGGCCTGTCCTGGGACAGGGAAAAAATGCAGGGCCGGCCGTTCTACTACTTCGCCTACGGCGCAGCCGTGAGCGAGGTGGTGATCGACACACTGACCGGCGAATGGAAGCTGCTGCGCGCCGACGTGCTGCACGATGCCGGCAAGTCGCTGAATCCGGCCGTGGATATCGGCCAGGTCGAGGGTGCCTTCATCCAGGGCATGGGCTGGCTGACCACGGAGGAGCTGGTCTGGCATCCGCAAAGCGGCAAGCTCACCACCCACGCGCCCAGCACCTACAAGATTCCCACGGCCAACGACTGCCCGCCCGTGTTCAACGTGCGCCTGTTCGAAGGCCAGAACTTCGAGGACTCCATCCACCGCAGCAAGGCGGTGGGCGAGCCGCCGCTGCTGTTGCCGTTCTCGGTGTTCTTTGCCATCCGCGATGCCGTGGCATCCGTAGGCAGCTCCAGTTGCAACCCGCCGCTGCGTGCGCCGGCGACACCCGAGGCCATTTTGCGAGCCCTGGACGCCGTGCAGGCCGGCAAGGCCTGA
- a CDS encoding NCS2 family permease: MNWTERVFKLNEHGTNVKTELIAGLTTFLTMAYIIFVNPSILGDAGMPKGSVFVATCLIAALGTTIMALYANYPIALAPGMGLNAYFAYGVVLHMGFTWQAALGAVFVSGCLFLIVTLFGLRELIIKGIPQSIRISITVGIGLFLALIALKSAGIVAKSDATFVTLGDLHTPQVVMASLGFLLIVTLDRLKVPGAILIGIVSVTVASFFFGGNEFKGIFSAPPSIAPTFLQLDIKSALSGGILNVVLVFFLVELFDATGTLMGVAKRAGLLVPGRMERLNKSLLADSGAIFAGSLLGTSSTTAYVESAAGVQAGGRTGLTALTVAVLFLGCLFLAPLAGVVPAYATAPALFFVACLMLRELTEIEWDETTEAVPAAVTALLMPFTYSVANGLAFGFITYAVLKLLTGKSKEVHWMVWLIGGVFLFKFIYIGG; this comes from the coding sequence ATGAACTGGACCGAACGGGTGTTCAAGCTCAATGAGCATGGCACCAATGTAAAAACCGAGCTGATTGCCGGCTTGACAACCTTCCTGACGATGGCCTACATCATCTTCGTTAATCCCTCGATTCTGGGGGATGCGGGGATGCCCAAGGGGTCCGTTTTCGTGGCTACCTGCCTGATTGCGGCCCTGGGTACGACCATCATGGCGCTGTACGCGAACTACCCGATCGCGCTGGCTCCGGGCATGGGCCTCAATGCCTACTTCGCCTATGGCGTGGTGCTGCACATGGGCTTCACCTGGCAAGCCGCTCTGGGCGCGGTGTTTGTCTCGGGCTGCTTGTTCCTCATCGTGACGCTGTTTGGCTTGCGGGAGCTGATCATCAAGGGCATACCGCAGTCCATACGGATCTCGATCACCGTGGGTATCGGCCTGTTCCTGGCACTGATCGCGCTCAAGAGCGCCGGCATCGTGGCCAAGTCGGACGCGACCTTTGTGACGCTGGGTGACCTGCACACGCCTCAGGTGGTGATGGCTTCGCTGGGCTTTCTGCTGATCGTGACGCTGGACCGCCTCAAGGTTCCCGGCGCCATCCTGATCGGTATCGTGTCGGTGACCGTCGCTTCGTTCTTCTTCGGCGGCAATGAGTTCAAGGGCATTTTCTCGGCGCCTCCATCGATTGCTCCCACCTTCCTGCAACTGGACATCAAGTCCGCGCTGTCGGGTGGCATTCTGAACGTGGTGCTGGTGTTCTTCCTGGTCGAACTGTTCGACGCCACAGGCACGCTGATGGGCGTGGCCAAGCGCGCCGGTCTGCTGGTGCCGGGCCGCATGGAGCGACTGAACAAGTCGCTGCTGGCTGACTCCGGCGCCATCTTCGCCGGCTCGCTGCTGGGCACATCGAGCACCACCGCCTACGTGGAAAGCGCTGCTGGCGTGCAGGCAGGTGGCCGCACCGGTCTGACGGCTCTGACCGTGGCCGTGCTGTTCCTGGGTTGCTTGTTCCTGGCGCCTCTGGCGGGTGTCGTACCTGCCTACGCCACGGCTCCGGCGCTGTTCTTCGTGGCTTGCCTGATGCTCAGGGAGCTGACCGAGATTGAATGGGATGAAACCACCGAGGCCGTACCGGCTGCCGTGACAGCACTGCTGATGCCCTTCACCTATTCCGTGGCCAACGGTCTGGCCTTCGGCTTCATCACTTACGCCGTGCTCAAGCTGCTCACCGGCAAGAGCAAGGAAGTGCACTGGATGGTGTGGCTGATTGGTGGCGTGTTCCTTTTCAAGTTCATCTACATCGGCGGATAA